GAGGCGACGTGGTGCCGGTCGCCGATCGTGGCGTGCAGCCGCGCGGCGTACGCGGAGAGCGGCACGTGCAGATCCGTCGTCATGCCCCCACTCTGCCCGTCGGCCCGGCTCACGACCACAGCTCGAACGGTTCGTCGATCTCCTCGCCGGCGAGGAGAGGGGTAATCAGCCGGGGAAGCTGCCCGGGGTAGAACCGTTCCTGGCTGGCAACCACCTCCGGCAGCGGCCACCAGCGGAAGCCGAAGTAGTCCTCCCGCTCGTAGTCGAGCCGGTGCGCCTCGTCCACGTCCGGGCCGGGGCCTGCCAGGCGTACGGTGACGACCACCTCGTCCTGGACGTGCCGCAACTGGCGGTGCAGGAAGCTCGCCCGCCGCCGCCAGGTCGGCGCGCCCACCTGGTCGGCGGTGACCACGATGCCGGTCTCCTCACGTAGCTCCCGCACCGCCGTGTCGCGATAGGTCTCCCCGGCATCCATGCCGCCGCCCGGCAACTCCCACCAGGTGCCCAGCCGGGGATGGTCCGGGTCGCGGGTGTGGAACAGCAACACCCGGTCCATGCCGTCGGTGACCACCACCCGGACCGCGCGCCGCTCCAGGATCGGCAGGTCGCGGGGCAGCTCAGGCATCGGTCCGCCGGAGCCCGGCGCCGACGATCTCGGTGTGACCCAGCCGTACCGGGGTGCCACCGCGCAGCGAGTTGGGGATCTCGGCGATCGAGTCAACCCGCTCGACCAGGGCGCGGAGCACCTCCGGTGGGGCGTCGCCCTCAACCCGGACGTCGTAGGCAACCTCGGTGGACACCGCCGGGTCACCGGTGAAGTCGCCACGCACCGTCACCTCCACGCGGTGCAGGTCGAGGCCGGCCGCCCGCGCCTCGCGGAACAGGTCGTTGGAGACGCAGCCGGCAACCGCGAGAAAGAGCAGTTGCCCGCCGTTGAACCCGAGCCCGCCGCCGCCGGCGTCCGCCGGCCGGTCCACCACCAGGGTGTACGCCCCGGCGGACCCGAGCGCCGTCGCCGTTCCGGGCAGACTCCTGGTGCGCACCTCGATGGTCATCGCACCAGTCTGCCCCAGCAACGCCCACGCGGACGGCTGGCACGGCGGCGGGTAGGCTGCCCGCCGTGGCTGGTCTGTTGAGGAATGTCGCGGCTCGCATCTCCCGGGTGGGTGCGGTGATCCCGTCGCCCCGGCGCACCGGGCCGGCCCCCGCGCAGGTGGCCCGCCGCCGTCAGGTGAGCGCGTTGCAGCGTCGGGAGCTGACCTACGCGCCGGAGCGCGACGGCCAAGCGGACCCCGGCGAAATCGTCTGGACGTGGGTGCCGTACGAGGACGACCCCCGGCAGGGCAAGGACCGGCCGGTGCTGGTCGTCGGGCGGCACAGCCGCACGCTGTTCGGGCTGATGCTGTCGAGTCAGAGCGAGCGGGACGGGCAGCGGCACTGGTTCGCGCTCGGGCCGGGTGAATGGGACCGCGACAACCGGCCGAGCTGGGTCCGGCTGGACCGGGTGCTCACCATGCGCGAGGACAGCATCCGCCGCGAGGGTGCCGTGCTGGACCGGCCCCGGTTCGACCGGGTCGGGCAGGCGTTGCGCGCCAGCTACGGCTGGCGCTGACCGTCTCCTTCGAAAGCCCGTCGGTGGTCAGGCCGGCTCGCGGCTCGGGCCTACTGCGGCGCCCTGTGCGTCCGGTGGCGGGTACGGCTGGTCGGCGAGCAGCCGGGCCAGGTGTGCGGTGTTGAGCGCCAGCGCCTTCGTGGTGCGGCCGGTGGTGTCCGGCTTGGGGCCGGCGTCGCGGTAGTCCACCTTGTGCAGTGCCTCACCGACCCAGTAGGTCGCGGCGGCGGCGGCGAGGGTGAACCCGACCTCGTTGAGTGCCTGCTGCACCTGGCCGATGGTGTGGTGCGCGCCGTCCTCGTTGCCGACGACGGCGACACCCGCCACCTTGCCGTAGGTGCGTAGCCGACCCTCGGCGTCGGTCTCGGAGAGTTCGGCGTCGAGGCGTTCGAGGACCATCTTGCAGACGCTGGCCGGCTGACCGAGCCAGATCGGTGTGGCGATGATCAGCACCTGGGCCGCCACCAGTTTGGCGCGGATCGCCGGCCAACCGTCGCCGTTGCCCTCATCCGTGGACACGCCGAAGCGCACGTCATGGTCGACCACCCGGACCAGTTCGCCCTCCACGCCCTGCGCGGCGAGCTCGGCCAGCACCTCCAGACCGAGTTGTTCGGAGCTGGACGGGGCCGGCGACGGCTTGAGGGTGCAGTTGAGTACGAGGGCGCGAATGCTCGCCACGTTGGTTCCTTTCGGCCGTCGTATGGGGGTACCGCTTCCCCATACCCGGGCTGCGTTCCTGAACACCCTCGTGGGCGGGCCGACCGGACGTGGCGGAAGCGCATGACGCCACGGTGCTGAGCTGTATATTCAACCGCAAGGTTGATTAGCCGAATGGTTGAAAGCGACAAGATGCCAGCAGATCCAGTCAGCTCCGTGTTCGCCGCGCTCGCCGACCCGACGCGGCGGGCCATCTTGGCCCGGCTGGCGACCGGCGAGGCGACGGTCAACGAGTTGGCGGCGCCGTTCCCGATCAGCGTCCAGGCGATCTCCAAGCACCTCGCCGTGCTGGAACGGGCCGGGCTGATCGTGCGGACCCGTGACGCGCAGTGGCGTCGCTGCCGGCTCGACCCGGCGCCGCTGCGGACGCTCGCCGAGTGGGTCGACCAGTACCGCCGACTCTGGGACGACCGTTACGACACCTTGGACGACTATCTACGCGACCTGAAGGAGACCCACCATGAGCAAGCTCCCTAACCTGACGATCGACCTGCCGTCCGACCAGGAGATCACCCTCACCCGGTCCTTCGACGCTCCGCGCGAACTGGTCTACGCCGCGCACACCCAGCCGGAGCACCTGAAGCACTGGTGGGGGCGGGGCAACCCGCTGGACGTCGAGATCGACTTCCGGGTGGGCGGCCGTTACCGCTACGTCGAGCACGCCGACGACGGCAACGACTACGCCTTCCGGGGTGAGTTCCGGGAGATCGTCGCACCGGAACGGATCGTGCAGACCTTCGAGTTCGAGGGCATGCCCGGCCACGTGGCGGTGGAGACACTGATCTTCACCGAGCAGGACGGGCGGACCGTCGTCACGGGCACCACCCGCTTCGACACCACGGAGGAGCGCGACGGCCTCGTCGACTCCGGCATGACGCAGGGCGCCGCCGAGTCGTACGCCGCGCTGGACCGGCACCTGGCTGCCACGCAGCGCTAACCCCGCCGGCCCGTAAGACAGAGGGGCCGTTATTCACCCCCCACCCTCGCCGATCATGGAGTTGTGGTGGGCGACAAAGTAACGGCTACAGCGCCAAAATGGACACCGTACCTCCATGATCGACCCAGCACGTCTCCGTGCTGAGCGGCGACCGCAACCGCCTAGGGCGGAAAAGGCAACGGCAAGGAGGTGTAGTCACTCCTTGCCACCTCCAACATATATCGCACCCGGGGTCTTGCCGCAAGACCCGGGTGGTGCTGCAGAATCTCCAGCCGAAGCCCAAAACTGGGGAAATCGGGGGATTTCATGATCGACGTGATCATTGCCGGCGGTGGACCGACCGGCCTGATGCTGGCCAGTGAGTTGCGGTTGCACGGGGTGCACGTGCTCGTGCTGGAGAAGGAGACCGAGCCGACCAGGTACGTCCGCGCGCTCGGCCTGCACGCGCGCAGCATCGAGGTGCTGGACCAGCGCGGTCTGCTGGAGCGGTTCCTCGCGCTCGGCAAGCAGTACCCGGTTGGTGGCTTCTTCGCCGCCATCCCCAAGCCGTCCCCGGGCGGGCTGGACACCGCACATCCCTATGTCCTCGGCATCCCGCAGACCATCACCGACCGCCTGCTGGCCGAGCACGCCGGTGACGTCGGCGTGGAGATCCGGCGCGGCTGCGAACTTGTCGGGCTGAGCCAGGACGACCACGGGGTGACCGCGGAGCTGGCTGACGGCACGCAGCTGCGCTCGCGCTACCTCGTCGGATGCGACGGCGGTCGCAGCACGGTGCGCAAGCTGCTCGGCGTCGGCTTCCCCGGTGAACCCAGCAGGGTCGAGTCGTTGCTCGGCGAGATGGAGGTGGGCGTACCGCCGGAGACGGTGGCCGACGTGGTGGCCGAGGTCCGCAAGACCCACCTTCGGTTCGGTCTCGGGTCCCTCAGCGGGGACGGGGTGTACCGGGTCCTCGTGCCCGCCGAGGGGGTGGCCGAGGATCGCTCGGTCCCGCCGACCATCGAGGAGTTCAAGCAACAACTGCGGGTGTACGCGGGCACCGACTTCGGCGTGCACTCACCGCGCTGGCTCTCCCGCTTCGGCGACGCCACCCGGCTGGCCGAGCGCTACCGGACCGGCCGGGTGCTGCTGGCCGGCGACGCGGCACATATCCACCCGCCGACCGGGGGGCAGGGGCTCAACCTCGGCATCCAGGACGCGTTCAACCTCGGCTGGAAACTGGCCGCCGACGTCAACGGCTGGGCGCCGGAGGGGCTGCTGGACAGCTACCACACCGAACGGCACCCGGTGGCCGCCGACGTGCTGAACAACACCCGCGCGCAGATGGAGCTGCTGTCACCCGCACCGGGACCCCGATCGATACGCCAACTGCTGTCGGAGCTGATGGACTTCGAAGACGTCAACCGGTACCTGATCGAGAAGATCACTGCGATCGGCGTCCGCTACGACGTCGGCGAGGGGCACGATCTGCTCGGCCGCCACATGCGGGACGTGCGGCTGAAGCAGGGGCGCCTCTACGAGCTGATGCACGGAGGCCGCGGACTGCTTCTCGATCAGACCGGCCGGCTCTCGGTCGCCGGGTGGGCGGAGCGGGTCGACCACGTCGTCGACGTCAGCGAGGAACTGGACGTGCCCGCCGTGCTGCTACGGCCGGACGGCCACGTGGCCTGGGTCGGCGACGAACAGACCGACCTGCTGAGTCAGCTGCCACGGTGGTTCGGGGCACCCGCCAACTGAGCGCGCCGGACCGGTCAGCGCTCCGCCGGGCGAGCGCTGTCGACCAGTTGCCGGGGTGACCGGGCGCCGCCGAGGCTCTTCGCCTGGTACATGGCCGCGTCGGCGCGACTGAGCGCGTCGGTGAGCTGAGCCGGGCCGGTCACCGGGGCGAGCCCGACGGACGCGGTGACCCGGACGCTGCACCCGCTCAGCCGGATCGGCGCGGCGACGGTCTCACTGAGACGGCGAGTGGAGTGCTCGATCCAGCGCCGGTCGACCGTCGGGCTGGAGAGCAGCCCGGCGAACTCGTCGCCGCCGAGGCGGGCGACGAGGTTGTCCCCGGCGAAACCGGCGAGCCGTTCGGCCACGCTGATCAGCACCTGGTCGCCGGCGGCGTGCCCGTACCGGTCGTTGATCTGCTTGAAGTCGTCCAGGTCGAGCACGACGGCGATCAACGGCTGGCCGGCCGCGTCGGTGAGCAGGGCGGCCGCCAGGCGGTAGAAGGCGCGGCGGTTGGGCAGCCCGGTGAGCGGGTCGTGACTGGCAGCGTGCCGCTCGGCGGCCAGCTCGGCTTGAAGGTGCCCGATTTCGGCCTCGGCGCGCAGCGACCGTCGGCGTAGTTGCCAGGAGGAGAGCAGTGCGCCGGCCGCGCAGATGCCGGAGGCGACACTCATCGGATCCGGCACGAACCCTCCCATCGCCGCGACCGCCTCCAGCCTTCGGCCGACGCGGCACGCCGCGTCGGGCCCAGTTTTCCCTGCTGGTTGCCCCAATCGGGGTAACGCAAAGTGAACGGATAAGCACCGATCACGTGCGTTATCATGCTCGCCGTCCGGTGCAGATGCAATAGCAGATGCACGTGCAGAACCGTCCACTGTCGATACCGCACCCCCCGCCGTCACCGCTTCTCCCACGGCCACCGGCGGGCTCGTGAGCAGAAAGACGCCCCCATGCAGCAGCCACCCAATGGCGTACCGATCCACCAGTTGCCCCCGCTGAGCTGGCAGAAGAGCCGCCGCAGCAACCCCAGCGGCAACTGCGTCGAACTCGCCGAACTGCCCGGGGGAGCGGGCATCGCGGTCCGCAACTCACGACATCCGGAGGGGCCGGCGCTGATCTACACAGTGGATGAGATCGCCGCCTTCGTGCTCGGGGCGCGCGACGGCGACTTCGATCATCTGATCAACTGACCGTCGCGAGGTGGATCGTCCCGGCGACGGGACTGATTCACCGGTCCGGAGGAGTTCACCTCACTGTCGGTCCATGGCATGCTTACACGTCGGCCGGGCCGGGGTGCCCGCCGCGATGGGTCGGTATCCGGAGGTCCGCACGTGACGATGGTTCCCGCCGAGGGTGGCCCGACAACCGGGCCGACCGTGCTGCGCATGCTGCTCGGCGCCCAACTGCGCCGTCTGCGGGAATCCAGTGGGGTGACCCGAGAGGGCGCCGGCTGGGAGATCCGCTCCTCCGAATCCAAGATCAGTCGGATGGAGCTGGGTCGGGTCGGCTTCAAGGAACGCGACGTCGTCGACCTGCTGACCCTCTACGGCGTCACCGAGGAACACGAGCGCGAGGCGCTGCTCAAGCTTGCGCGGGACGCCAACAGCCCTGGCTGGTGGCATCGCTACGGCGACGTGTTGCCGACCTGGTTCCAGTCGTACCTGGGCCTGGAGGCCGCAGCCGCGCTGATCCGTAGCTACGAGGTGCAATTCGTGCCCGGCCTCCTGCAGACCCCGGAGTACGCGCGGGCGGTAGTGCTGCTCGGGCACGGCGCGGCCGGTCCGGAGGAGATCGATCGACGCGTCGCCCTGCGGATGCAGCGCCAGCAGTTGCTCTACCGGGACAACCCGCCCCAGCTCTGGGCCGTGGTGGACGAGGCAGCGTTGCGCCGCCCGATCGGCGGTGCCGCGGTCATGCGTGGCCAGCTCACCGCGCTCATCGAGGCGACCAAGTCGCCCAACATCCGGCTCCAGGTCATCCCGTTCGCCGCCGGCGGCCACGCCGCGGCCGGTGGTGCCTTCACCATCCTGCGCTTCGGTGACCAGGAGTTGCCCGACATCGTCTACATCGAACAGCTCACCAGTGCCATCTACCTCGACAAACGCGACGACCTGGATTACTACGCGGTGGCCATGGAACGGCTCTGTGTCGAGGCCGAGCCGCCGGAGCGTACGTCGGAGATCCTCGGGGGCATGCTGGACGACCTCTACCCGGCCTGACCGTCGAACGGGCCGGCGGCTGCCCCTCAGGTGGCACTAGCATGGTCAACGACCAGTGACAGTGGACAGACGCCATCGCGGAGGCAGCCTTGACCACCGATGCATCACGCGCGACGGCCGGCTCGCCGAGCGACCGGATCGACACCTCGGTGGCGCACCCGGCCCGCCGCTACAACTACTGGCTGGGCGGCAAGGACAACTTCCAGGCCGACCGGGAGTCCGGCGACGTGATGGCGGCCGCCTTCCCGACCATCCGCACCTCCGCGCTGGAGAACCGCCGCTTCCTGCAGCGGGCGGTGGGTTACCTGGCCCGCGAGGCCGGCATCCGGCAGTTCCTCGACATCGGCACCGGCATCCCGACCGCCAACAACACCCACGAGGTCGCCCAGGGCATCGCGCCGGAGTCCCGGGTGGTCTACGTGGACAACGACCCGATCGTGCTGGCCCACGCTCGCGCGTTGTTGACCAGCTCGTCGGAGGGCGCCACCGCCTACATCGACGCCGACCTGCGCGACCCGGAGCGGATCCTCGCCCACCCGGAGCTGAGACGCACCATCGACCTGTCGCAGCCGGTCGCCCTGATGCTGGTGGCGGTCCTGCACTTCGTGCCCGACGACGACGACCCGTCCGCACGGGTGCGGCACCTGATCGACGCGCTGCCGGCGGGCAGTTACCTGGTCGCCTCCCACGCCACCCACGAATACCTTCCGCCGGAGGTCGCCGAGCAGGCCAAGGCCGCTGCCAAGGGCGGCGGCCCGCACGGGCTGATCAACCTGCGGACCAGGGACGAGTTCGCCCGCTTCTTCACCGATCTCGACGTGGTCGAGCCGGGCATCACCTCGGTCGCGGAGTGGCGGGCCGAGAGCGAGCCGCAGCCGCGTCCCTCGGTCGTCGAGGTGAGCATGTACGGCGGCGTCGCCCGCCTGCCCTGACCGTGGGCGGGCGGCACTCCCGAACCAGGGCGTTCAGCTGCCCGGAGCGTCGTAGCGCGCGCGGGCCGTGTGCACCTCGCCGATGTGCGTCTCGGCCCATGCCTTGATGGCCCGCTGCACCGGCAGCAGGCTCTCGCCCAGCGGGGTGAGCTGGTAGTCGACCCGGGCCGGCACGTCGGCGGTCACCGATCGGCTGACCAGGCCGTCACGCTCCAGCTTGCGCAGCGTCTGGGTGAGCATCTTCTGACTCGCCCCGGCCACCGTGCGGGCCAGTTCGCTGTGCCGTTGCGGCCCGTCGGCCAGTGCGCTCACCACCAGCGTCAACCATTTGTCGCTGAGCGTCGCGAGCAGCTCGTGACCCGGGCACTCGGCCAGGAACGCGTTGTAGGAACGCCGGTCCCGCTCGCGGCGCTCGCCGGCGGTCATGGTGGCCATCGTGTACCTCCCGGGTGCCCAGGGCACCCGAAGGTGCCTCCTTCTCGCCGGAGGGTAACGCTTCTAGCGTCGCTGGCATGAGAGCTGTGATCGTCCGCCGGTTCGGCGGCCCCGAGGTTCTGGAGATCGTCGACCTGCCCGAGCCGGAGCCGGGGGTCGGGCAACTACGGGTGCGGGTGGTCGCCGCCGCCGTCAACCGGATCGACCTGTCCACCCGTAGCGGCGCGTTGAGCGCGGCCGGCCTGCTGCCACCGTTGCCCGTCGTGGGGCTGGGCTGGGACGTGGCGGGGGAGGTGGACGCGGTCGGGCCGGGTGTACGACGGTTCGCGGTGGGTGATCAGGTGATCGGACTGCGGGACCTGCTCTCCGCGCCGGGTGCGCAGGCCGAGTGGGTGGTGCTGGACGAGGGTGCGGTGGCGCTGGCACCGCGTACCGTCGCTCCGGAGTTGGCGGCGACGCTGCCGCTGATCGGTCTCACCGCGGCCCGGTCGCTCGCCCTCACCGGCCTGGACGCCGGGCGGACGCTGCTGGTCACCGGCGGGGCCGGTGGGGTGGGCGGGTTACTGCTCGAACTGGCCGCGCTGCGCGGCATCCGGACCGTCGCCGTGGCCGACGCGCGGGACGAGGAGTTGGTCCGGTCGCTGGGCGCGAACTGGTTCGTGGCGCGGACCGACCGGGTCGGGGCAGCCGTGCGCGCGGTGGTGCCGGGCGGGGTCGACGCGGTGGTCGACGCGGCGGTCATCGGCGTCGCCGCGCACGAGGCGTTGCGGGGCGGGGCAGTGTTCGTCGCGCTGGTGGCGCCGTTCGCCCCGCCCCGCTGCGCGCCACCCGGGTCGTCGTGCAGGAGGTCCATGCCGACGGCGCGCAGCTGGCTGAGCTGTCGGCGCTGGTCGACAGCGGCCAGCTCAGCCTGCGGTTGGCCGGACGGCTGCCGCTGGCCGAGGTGGCGGCGGCACATGAGCGGCTGGCCGGCGGGGGTCTGCGGGGGCGCCTGGTGCTGGAGCCCTGAGGCTTGCCGACGCGTGGATCAAACCCACGTATTGACCGACGCCGACTGGTCGGGTTAGTCTCTGCATCGATACAGACTGGATCGATACAGAGAGGTGCCGGTGAAGCCAACACTGCAAGCCGTGGCCGACGCAGTCGGCGTCTCCCGCAGCACCGTGTCCAACGCCTACAGCCGCCCCGACCAGCTCTCCGCCACCCTGCGCGAGCGGATCCTGGACGCCGCCCGCCAGCTCGGCTACCCCGGCCCCAACCCCACCGCGCGCTCCCTGCGCCGAGGCTTCGTCGGGTCGATCGGGGTGCTGTTCACCTCGCAACTGTCATACGCGTTCACCGACCCGTTCGCGGTCCGCTTCCTCGCCGGGGTCGGCGTGGCGGCCGAGCGGCACAGCACGAGCATGCTCCTGGTGCCGCTGCCCCCGGCGGTGACCGACGCCCGGCGGGCGGTGGAGAACGCCGTTGTCGACGGCTTCTGCGTCTACTGCGTCGCCGACGAGGAGTGGGCGTTGGACGTCATCCGGGAACGCGGGCTGCCGTTCGTCAGCACGGCCGCCCGCGACGATGCCGGCCCCGACGAGCGGTTCGTCGGCATCGACGAGCGAGCCGCCGCGCACAGTGCCGCCGCACACGTGGCGGGCCTCGGTCACCGGCGGGTGGCGCTGCTCGCCGACTCCGTGCTGTCGGACGCCCCGGCCGGCCCCCTCACCCTGGCCGGGGTGGACCAGGTGCCGCACCCCACCACCCGGGGCCGGCTCACCGGCTTCGCCGACGCGTTCGCCGAGGTCGGCGTCGGCTGGGCCGAGCTGACCCTGGTCAACGCCCCGGGCAACAGCCGCCAGGCAGCCGCCGCGGCCGTCGTCGGGCTGTTCGACCAACCCGAACCGCCGACCGCCGTGCTGGCCGGCTCCGACGTGCTCGCGCTCGGCGTGCTGGACGCCCTGGCCGCTCGGCCGTCCCGGGACCGTCCACCCGTCTCGGTGACCGGTTTCGACGACGTCCCCGAGGCCGCCGCGGCCGGCCTCACCACCGTCCGGCAGCCGGCCGAAGAAAAGGGCCGGATCGCTGCCGAACTTCTGCTCGACCCGCCCGCGGACGCCGCGGCCGGTCATGTGTTGCTGCCCACCGCACTCGTCGTCCGGGACTCCACCGGACCTGTCCCGAGGAGTTGACCATGGAACTTCCCACCGGCTACATCACCGCGCTCGACGCGATGAACCGACACGTCAACTCGGCCCGACCGGATGCCCCGGTCCAGGTCGAACGCGCCCGGCCGGCCCTGCTCGTCCCGACCCGGCAGGCCGCCGCCGTCGCCCTGCGCCGGCTCGCCGACCGCATCCAGCCGCGACCGCTGCCCGCCACCTCCCGCTGCTCCTGACCCGGTCGAAACTCATTCTGGTACGCACGGGACGAACAGTGTGGGTCCGGGCACGGAGGGTGGTCGAGTTCAGCATCGCCAGGCAGACTGGTGAAGCCATGTCGCCCTTCATGCCTACCCTCCGTCTCCACGACCGCTACGTACTGCACGAGCGGATCGGCCTCGGAGGCATGTCCGAGGTGTGGCGGGCCGACGACGACGTGCTCGGCCGACCGGTCGCGATCAAGGTCCTCGCCGGGCAACTCGCCGCCGACCCGCAACTGCGGGCCACCATCCAACGCGAGGCCCGCGCGGCCGCCCGGCTGACCCACCCACACGTGACCCAGGTGTACGACTACGCCGAGGCGAACCTGGCCGGCGGCGTCGTGGTCCCGTACCTGGTGATGGAGCTCGTCGACGGCCACAACCTGGCCGACCGGCTGCGGACCGGGCCGCTGCCCTGGCCGGAGGCGGTCCGGGTGGCCGGGCAGATCGCCGCCGCACTGGCCGCCGCGCACCGCATCGGCGTCGTGCACCGCGACGTCAAGCCGGGCAACGTCATGCTCACCGACACCGGCGCCAAGGTGCTCGACTTCGGCATCGCCGCACTTGGCGGGCTCGACGGCCAGTCCGGCGAGCCGCTGATGGGCACACCCGCCTACTTCGCCCCGGAGCGGCTGGCCGCCGGCCCGCCCGACCCGGCCAGCGACGTGTACGCCCTCGGCGTGCTGCTCTACCGCACCCTCACCGGACGGGCGCCGCTGCCCGTGCAGAGCTGGGAGGACGCTCTGGAGGTGCACCGGCGCGGCACTCCGGTGCCGCCGCTGCGGGTGCCCGGCCTCCCCGCCGACATCGCCGAGCTGACCGTCGCCTGCATGGCCACCAACCCGGCCGACCGGCCGAGCGCCGCGCACCTGGCCCGCCGCTTCGGTGCCGGCCAGCCGGTCGAGCCGCCCACCGAGCTGCTGCGCATCCCGCCGGCGGCCCACCCTCCACCCTGATCGACCGCTCGGCGGCCCGCCCCGCGCCGACCGCCGCCGCGCCGGCCCGTCGCCGATCGCGCCGACCCGTCGCCGTTCTCGTCGCGGCCGTCGTCGCCGTGCTGGTCGGCCTCGGCGCAGTGCTCGCCCAGGGCCCCCTCGGCACGCCGGACGCACCAGGCTCGTCCCAGGTCGCCGCCCCGCCGGCGACCCCCGCCCCCACACCCACGACGCAATCGCCGACCCCGGCGACAACGTCCTCGCCGTCACCCCCGGCCGACAACACCGCGCCCCCGACCGTCGGGCAGCAGGTGCCGGTCAGCCTCCGGGAGGTGACCAGCGACTTCTCCGCCGTCCTCGCCGCGGCGGTCGCCCGCGGCGACGTCGAACGGAAGACCGCCGAGGATCTGCGCGACGACCTCGCCGACCTGAACCGCCGCACCAGGGACCGGGCCAAGCGCGTCGCCGACCTACGGGAACGCATCGCCGAGCTGGTGGACCGCGGCCGGCTACCAGCGCAGACGGGCGCTCAGCTCGACGCTCTGCTCACACAGGCGAGCAGCTTTTCCACCAGCCGTACGGACGACTGATAGCTTCGTCGATGCCGCTGGCATGATGTCCCGATGCGGACACGTCTGATCTTCGTGCGACACGGCGAGTCGCTCCACCAGCTTGAAGGAATCGTGGGCGGACCACGTGGTTGTCGGGGCCTCACCGCCCTCGGCCACGAGCAGGCACACGATCTGGCCAATCGGCTCACCGGCGACGTCGCTGCCGACATACCGGTGGCGGTCTACTCGTCCGTGCTGCGCAGGGCCGTCGAGACCGCGCAACCGATCGGCGCGGCGTTCGGCGTCCGACCCGTGGCCGACTGTGGTTTGTGTACCTGGCACACACCCCCGTACGCCGACGGCCTGCCGACCACCCGCTTCCGCACGGAACACGCGGTGGCCGGTGGGGGTGTGTTTCGGCCGTTCGAGGAGGGCAACGAGAGCTGGGCCGAACTGGTGGTCCGCGTCAGCCGCGCGATCATGGAGATCGCACACCGGCACCGGGGAGCCACCGTGGTCCTGGTCGGCCACAGCGAGACCGTCGAGGGCGCGTTCCATGCGCTCGCCGCGCAGCCGATTTTTCGGGCGTTCGACCTGGACGTGCCCCCGGCCTCGATCACCGAATGGACCACGGACCACGACCCCGGCGGCTGGCCGCCGGCCCGTTGGACGCTGCGTCGCTTCGGCGACACCGGCGGGTGGGCTAAAGCGTGATCCAGTACCGCCGTGCCGGGCACAGGTCGAACCCTTCCGGCGACCGCACCTCATCGGTCGACCGCAACCCGAAACCGTCCTCGTGGAGACCGGGACCCCACTCGTCGTGCGCCTCCAACCAGGCGGCGTGCAGGTGGACGGTGGGCGCGACCAACTCGGGCATCCGGTGACGGTAGCGGTCCGGGGCCTACGAGGGGCACCTGA
The window above is part of the Micromonospora sp. LH3U1 genome. Proteins encoded here:
- a CDS encoding LacI family DNA-binding transcriptional regulator, with product MADAVGVSRSTVSNAYSRPDQLSATLRERILDAARQLGYPGPNPTARSLRRGFVGSIGVLFTSQLSYAFTDPFAVRFLAGVGVAAERHSTSMLLVPLPPAVTDARRAVENAVVDGFCVYCVADEEWALDVIRERGLPFVSTAARDDAGPDERFVGIDERAAAHSAAAHVAGLGHRRVALLADSVLSDAPAGPLTLAGVDQVPHPTTRGRLTGFADAFAEVGVGWAELTLVNAPGNSRQAAAAAVVGLFDQPEPPTAVLAGSDVLALGVLDALAARPSRDRPPVSVTGFDDVPEAAAAGLTTVRQPAEEKGRIAAELLLDPPADAAAGHVLLPTALVVRDSTGPVPRS
- a CDS encoding zinc-binding dehydrogenase; translated protein: MQEVHADGAQLAELSALVDSGQLSLRLAGRLPLAEVAAAHERLAGGGLRGRLVLEP
- a CDS encoding SAM-dependent methyltransferase, encoding MTTDASRATAGSPSDRIDTSVAHPARRYNYWLGGKDNFQADRESGDVMAAAFPTIRTSALENRRFLQRAVGYLAREAGIRQFLDIGTGIPTANNTHEVAQGIAPESRVVYVDNDPIVLAHARALLTSSSEGATAYIDADLRDPERILAHPELRRTIDLSQPVALMLVAVLHFVPDDDDPSARVRHLIDALPAGSYLVASHATHEYLPPEVAEQAKAAAKGGGPHGLINLRTRDEFARFFTDLDVVEPGITSVAEWRAESEPQPRPSVVEVSMYGGVARLP
- a CDS encoding histidine phosphatase family protein translates to MRTRLIFVRHGESLHQLEGIVGGPRGCRGLTALGHEQAHDLANRLTGDVAADIPVAVYSSVLRRAVETAQPIGAAFGVRPVADCGLCTWHTPPYADGLPTTRFRTEHAVAGGGVFRPFEEGNESWAELVVRVSRAIMEIAHRHRGATVVLVGHSETVEGAFHALAAQPIFRAFDLDVPPASITEWTTDHDPGGWPPARWTLRRFGDTGGWAKA
- a CDS encoding winged helix-turn-helix transcriptional regulator, producing MATMTAGERRERDRRSYNAFLAECPGHELLATLSDKWLTLVVSALADGPQRHSELARTVAGASQKMLTQTLRKLERDGLVSRSVTADVPARVDYQLTPLGESLLPVQRAIKAWAETHIGEVHTARARYDAPGS
- a CDS encoding serine/threonine-protein kinase, translating into MPTLRLHDRYVLHERIGLGGMSEVWRADDDVLGRPVAIKVLAGQLAADPQLRATIQREARAAARLTHPHVTQVYDYAEANLAGGVVVPYLVMELVDGHNLADRLRTGPLPWPEAVRVAGQIAAALAAAHRIGVVHRDVKPGNVMLTDTGAKVLDFGIAALGGLDGQSGEPLMGTPAYFAPERLAAGPPDPASDVYALGVLLYRTLTGRAPLPVQSWEDALEVHRRGTPVPPLRVPGLPADIAELTVACMATNPADRPSAAHLARRFGAGQPVEPPTELLRIPPAAHPPP